In Haliotis asinina isolate JCU_RB_2024 chromosome 15, JCU_Hal_asi_v2, whole genome shotgun sequence, one DNA window encodes the following:
- the LOC137266002 gene encoding ankyrin repeat and SOCS box protein 1-like: MADFFSFLQSTLSQEKQMEDAVNNNDMDRVCELIKNYKINNKVQQQGGNTALHLASRLGHKEIVKKLLEAGADPMLKNDFNLTPIDTAARKSHQDCLILLLRYATNFPAISVMWLQSGGSMILWKEATDVVMGTLLCATPNFGSTRSNTQNNLFFRLVDTKMLHSLKLLVMTGYKLTNEQKLKLESSDEKQFLEWLKSYLFKPQSLQHYCRIAIRRAFESRFNVFYGSRFLPLPASLRDFVCLDSELHSMEKEEESASASAL; the protein is encoded by the coding sequence ATGGCTGACTTCTTCAGTTTCCTCCAGTCGACCTTGAGTCAGGAGAAACAGATGGAGGATGCTGTCAACAACAATGACATGGACCGTGTCTGCGAACTCATTAAAAACTACAAGATCAACAACAAGGTTCAGCAACAAGGGGGTAACACTGCTCTCCACCTTGCCTCTAGACTCGGACACAAGGAAATTGTAAAGAAGCTCCTTGAAGCAGGAGCCGATCCCATGTTGAAAAACGACTTTAATTTGACGCCTATTGACACTGCTGCAAGGAAGAGTCATCAGGACTGTCTCATACTTTTATTACGCTATGCGACAAACTTCCCAGCAATCAGTGTCATGTGGTTGCAGTCGGGCGGGTCCATGATACTCTGGAAAGAAGCCACGGATGTTGTCATGGGAACCCTGTTGTGTGCCACACCCAATTTTGGATCCACTCGGAGTAATACACAGAACAATTTATTTTTCCGACTGGTAGATACAAAAATGTTACACAGTTTGAAACTCCTAGTGATGACAGGGTACAAACTAACAAATGAACAGAAATTGAAACTTGAGTCATCGGATGAAAAGCAATTTCTTGAATGGCTGAAGTCATATCTATTCAAGCCTCAGTCATTACAGCATTACTGTCGCATTGCAATTCGAAGAGCTTTTGAGTCTCGATTCAACGTGTTCTATGGGTCAAGGTTTCTACCCCTGCCAGCATCACTGCGGGACTTTGTTTGTCTGGACAGTGAACTCCATTCCATGGAGAAGGAGGAGGAGAGCGCTAGTGCCAGTGCTTTGTAG